The following are from one region of the Roseobacter fucihabitans genome:
- a CDS encoding ABC transporter ATP-binding protein → MPTTDYDGPILEIDKLSISFFTRLREIPAVMDFSVHVQPGEAVGLVGESGCGKSTVALGVMQDLGKNGRVVGGSIKFKGQDLSQMSRDELRAIRGSEIAMIYQEPMASLNPAMKVGRQLMEVPMIHQNMNEKDARARALQVVTDVKLPDPKRILNAYPHQLSGGQQQRIVIAMALMSEPSLLILDEPTTALDVTVEAAVVELVKDLGRKYGTSMLFISHNLGLVLETCDRICVMYSGEAVERGAIGDVFDKMRHPYTQALFRSIPLPGADKNARPLVAIPGNFPLPHERPQGCNFGPRCDYFEAGRCDDRPMPMFQLNSKELHETRCVKFDEIDWDAPLELAAVKTKGEIGDVVLKMDNLKKYYEVAGNALFGGGSKKVVKANETLSFEARESETLAIVGESGCGKSTFAKVLMGLETATEGKILLGNREIQDIPIEARDTKTISEVQMVFQNPFDTLNPSMTVGRQIVRALEIFGIGDSDQARQSRMLELLDLVKLPREFARRMPRQLSGGQKQRVGIARAFAGDARIVVADEPVSALDVSVQAAVTDLLMEIQREHKTTLLFISHDLSIVRYLSDRVMVMYLGHVVELGTTDQVFAPPYHPYTEALLSAVPIADTSVRKKRIVLDGDIPSAMNPPSGCPFQTRCNWKAQVPGGLCEKEVPPVRMLAGNHQIKCHLSDEKLAEMEPVIEVGVAAE, encoded by the coding sequence ATGCCAACAACCGACTATGACGGGCCCATCCTTGAAATCGACAAGCTGTCGATTTCCTTTTTCACGCGGTTGCGCGAAATCCCCGCCGTGATGGATTTTTCGGTTCATGTGCAACCGGGCGAAGCGGTCGGGCTGGTGGGCGAATCGGGATGCGGCAAATCGACTGTGGCTTTGGGTGTCATGCAGGATCTGGGCAAAAACGGGCGTGTTGTCGGCGGGTCGATCAAGTTCAAAGGCCAGGACCTCTCCCAGATGAGCCGTGATGAATTGCGCGCCATTCGCGGCTCGGAAATCGCGATGATCTATCAGGAGCCCATGGCCTCGCTGAACCCTGCGATGAAGGTCGGCAGGCAGTTGATGGAAGTTCCGATGATCCATCAGAACATGAATGAAAAGGACGCGCGCGCGCGCGCCTTGCAGGTCGTCACCGATGTCAAACTCCCCGACCCCAAACGCATCCTGAACGCCTATCCGCATCAGCTTTCGGGCGGGCAACAACAGCGCATCGTGATCGCCATGGCGTTGATGTCTGAACCCTCGCTCTTGATCCTGGATGAACCCACCACGGCACTTGATGTGACGGTGGAGGCCGCCGTGGTCGAACTGGTCAAGGATCTGGGCAGGAAATACGGCACCTCCATGCTCTTTATCTCACATAACCTCGGTCTGGTGCTGGAAACCTGCGACCGGATTTGCGTGATGTATTCCGGGGAAGCGGTGGAGCGCGGTGCCATCGGGGATGTGTTTGACAAGATGCGCCATCCCTATACGCAAGCTCTGTTCCGCTCGATTCCCCTGCCGGGTGCGGATAAAAACGCGCGCCCGCTGGTGGCGATCCCTGGCAACTTTCCCCTGCCCCATGAACGGCCTCAGGGGTGTAATTTCGGACCCCGTTGTGATTATTTTGAAGCGGGGCGTTGCGATGACCGGCCGATGCCGATGTTTCAGCTGAATTCCAAAGAACTGCATGAAACACGCTGTGTCAAATTCGACGAGATCGACTGGGACGCGCCGCTGGAACTGGCCGCCGTCAAGACCAAGGGCGAGATCGGCGATGTCGTTCTCAAGATGGATAACCTCAAGAAATACTATGAGGTGGCGGGCAACGCGCTCTTTGGCGGGGGCAGCAAAAAGGTCGTGAAGGCCAATGAAACCCTGAGCTTTGAAGCGCGCGAATCCGAGACATTGGCCATCGTGGGCGAATCCGGCTGCGGCAAATCCACCTTCGCCAAAGTGTTGATGGGCCTGGAAACCGCCACTGAGGGCAAAATCCTGCTGGGCAACCGCGAAATTCAGGACATCCCCATCGAGGCCCGCGACACCAAGACGATTTCCGAGGTGCAGATGGTGTTTCAGAACCCTTTTGACACGCTGAACCCCTCCATGACCGTGGGGCGGCAAATCGTGCGGGCGCTCGAAATATTCGGCATTGGCGATTCGGATCAGGCGCGCCAGAGCCGGATGCTGGAACTGCTCGATCTGGTGAAGCTGCCCCGCGAATTTGCCCGTCGCATGCCGCGCCAGCTCTCGGGCGGACAAAAACAACGCGTCGGCATCGCGCGCGCCTTCGCGGGGGATGCGCGTATTGTGGTGGCCGATGAACCGGTCTCCGCACTCGATGTATCGGTGCAGGCCGCCGTGACCGATCTGCTCATGGAAATCCAGCGTGAACATAAAACCACGCTGCTGTTCATCAGTCATGATCTGTCCATCGTGCGCTATCTCAGCGACCGCGTCATGGTGATGTATCTGGGGCATGTGGTCGAATTGGGCACCACCGATCAGGTCTTTGCCCCGCCTTATCACCCCTATACGGAAGCGCTTTTGTCGGCGGTGCCGATTGCGGATACATCGGTGAGAAAGAAGCGCATCGTGCTGGACGGGGATATTCCATCGGCCATGAATCCGCCCTCGGGGTGTCCGTTTCAAACCCGGTGCAACTGGAAAGCGCAAGTTCCGGGCGGGCTTTGCGAAAAAGAGGTTCCGCCCGTCCGCATGCTCGCAGGGAATCATCAGATCAAATGCCATCTGAGCGACGAAAAGCTTGCTGAAATGGAACCGGTTATCGAAGTAGGCGTCGCGGCGGAGTAA